A portion of the Magnolia sinica isolate HGM2019 chromosome 17, MsV1, whole genome shotgun sequence genome contains these proteins:
- the LOC131230573 gene encoding uncharacterized protein LOC131230573, with protein sequence MALIIRGFQNPSSAPLFPLFLFSLFPSSIEKSSIERKNPASVTKIRQLVLQDSFKNPRGRKRYIRPDTRPIRQDSPKNRELLGAFWDKLSLDEAMEIASLKNATLELVQVGHGPLSLTIDLMSPTFVALKLSGFKDPSHPSLFNVIE encoded by the exons ATGGCTCTCATCataag aggattcCAAAATCCATCGAGCGCCCCTCTTTTTCCACTtttcctcttttccctctttccATCTTCCATCGAGAAATCCTCCATCGAGCGCAAAAATCCGGCCTCTGTCACAAAAATCCGGCAGTTAGTCCTACAAGACTCTTTCAAAAATCCAAGAGGGAGGAAAAGATACATTCGGCCCGATACGCGTCCCATCCGAcaa gattctccTAAGAACAGGGAATTGTTGGGCGCATTTTGGGATAAG CTATCTTTGGATGAGGCAATGGAGATTGCATCATTGAAGAATGCGACACTAGAG CTTGTACAGGTGGGCCATGGTCCCTTATccttgaccattgatctgatgagccCCACCTTTGTGGCCTTAAAGTTGTCCGGATTCaaagatcccagccatccaagCCTTTTTAAT GTGATAGAGTAA
- the LOC131230574 gene encoding TPD1 protein homolog 1A-like — MVPSDTELLKHAGWAAPCSISNIVVTQVKTGASVEGKPEYEVTIANNCICSQSNVIVRCAGFSSVEKVDPTLLKPLDGVLCLINNGNGVFQSSPIKFKYAWMTPFDLSPASSQINCS, encoded by the coding sequence atggtcCCATCGGATACTGAATTGCTAAAACATGCAGGTTGGGCTGCCCCATGCAGTATCTCCAACATCGTGGTTACGCAGGTGAAAACTGGAGCCTCAGTCGAAGGGAAGCCCGAATATGAAGTGACCATAGCCAACAACTGCATCTGCTCACAGTCCAATGTTATAGTCCGTTGTGCTGGATTCAGCAGCGTCgagaaggtggaccccacattgctcAAACCACTCGATGGTGTGCTTTGTCTCATCAACAATGGCAATGGCGTCTTCCAATCATCGCCTATTAAGTTCAAATACGCATGGATGACACCGTTTGATCTGTCACCGGCATCATCTCAGATTAATTGCTCatga